AtgaaagaaaatgaaaatataatcgaACAAAATTTACCTCTCTTTAAAGCTTTAAAAAACCATTCGTCTAAACAGAATCAGTCGTGTAACAGAGTGAATGAAATCGAAAGGTTGGCGAACTTATTTACACAATCGCCTAGTTTCTTTACAAAGGATAACAGTAACCATTGTATTGATGTCAAACATAATCAAGTATTATTAGAGGACATAATGCCTATAAAAGCACACAATGTAAGTTCTTATgactatcattaatattaaaatatactgttataaatgatttttaggTCTTGCAAAAATAGGggacttttatataattttggtaaTGTAACGCATTTAACTGTAAGATGTTGAATTAGATACATTCTATGTGATTAAAATAAAGgtgattatttattgatttcagGAAGTCAATAAGTATAAAGCTAAGCCAATAAATAGGGAAAACACAAAAGATTTAATTTCCCCAGGTATCAAGGTAATTataattgtgattattattatttattaacttataaataaattacatattgcaAGAAACTAATCTatgttgttatgtttaaaattattttattaatgtacaatGTTTTAAGGTGAGAAGAAATGTACGATTTGGAGAATATTCACCGCTTAATCCAGCCAATCAAGTGGATTCACAACCTTTCTTAGGAATTGGAGAATatgatgataagaaaaaaaaactgttagaGTTACAAAGGAAGGAATATGTAGAATATTTATCAAAGGTAATAAACATGTTAAACTCTATTCTATAATAgcttttgtacataatattcaattttggaTTACATTATTTTAGGTAAAACAAGATAAGAATACTTCAGATTTACCAAAACTAGCTGGTTATTCATGTGAAGAAGCATTTAAAACTGCCATggtatgtaatttttgtttaatataatctcAGAAAATTTTAGACGtacaaatgttaattattagttattacttattatacgagatttttatttttatgattttaaataaaaatgtaaatggatattttattaagattaaaGGACATCACAACACTAAAAACAAGTTTGCTTAGATTTAAAGTATTTCATTATCTAAGAAATATGGTGTGAGTCTCAcacttaaacaataattattcagtGAGATACAGGCCTTCGAAAATATGCGTGTGACGTCATAGAGCCAAAGTCAGAACGGCAgcgtatattttatgtgtaaaagTGTCTAGATTAACTCATCAATTTCAATCGTTagagataatttaaaaaaaaaaaatgtatgtaaccttagtaagtattttttgtgtttatgaCACTGGTGTGATTATAGTTTTGATATACTTTCTAGATTTTTTATAGtagataaaactattataataaattttataaaaattggtttATACTGCTGTACAATGCGAATCgcaaacttaataattttacttagttATAAgtctttataacttataatatgtataaaataacaagatatattaaattttaaatcacactATTGttttaagtacataaatataatgaaaaaaaaaaatctgaaataatattgttatacctaatataagtgATAAAAACCATTGTGTAAATCAAACTACTATTTAACATATAAAACATGGGCTGATCACTCATCAGCTCTATGATGTCGCTCGGATATTCATCAACTTTCATTATCTCgttgaaaaatcattttattaatttcggatttttaccaaacattttttcattatttgaactacaataattaaccaataaacttaaaatgaaaaaaaaaaatgtaatgttgtgATGTCCTTTAAGCGCCGTATTCATAGtcgatgcttaagaataagtattgcttaagctatatttgataataataaaaaaaaaaaattgagataataactaaaatcaataattaaggTAGTTTTCAATCAACCTTAATTGaagtaatactttttattttcttaagcCAAAGTCTTGTTTATGAATCTCATTTGAGTCATTTGAGCTTGACCAATATTTATTCTGAAGCATCAACTATGAATGGCCTTTAGTTTTACTAAAAGTagcttaacataatataacatattgtaatttatattattatacaataattacatttatatttgatttgtaaaatgtactatgtaaaatataccttATTCAAGTTAAGATACTTAATGGGTGACTTGTGTGCAAAGGCACATCTTCACTACCCTGCAGGAATAGTGTGTAGAGAATATGCTAAATTTAATGTGGGTGACTGTCAATAGATGTGTATTTCCTTACCACTACATAGTGGTCGGATTATTTGAAATCCAATTTTTGGtggacattattttatttacgatgtaatacaatatttattgtgttcTCAATGttgtttgtttaattaaaattattataaagttttaaatatggtgaaaatgtactaaaattaaatttattaattttcactgATTTAATCATtgcaattattaatgtattattttctaatagttttttttctaattataatactaaattattttattcataatcatcGTTTTAGTCAGTATCACTGCAAAAGTCACTATTTTCTGACCACCTCAACTATTATTGGTGCCCTAAATCCTAATATCTTCATTAACAGTAATAACCGTTAAACCACCAATATTTTTAGGGACATGATGTCAAATGACCGATATGCTAATCATAGACGCAACTCGAAGCAGATTAAAATTATGTCATTGAAAAGCTAAGAAGTTGTTGATTAATACTCATTTATccttatatgataatttttttatctcttCTTATATAATGTCTTTCAAAATGTAAAGCCAGCAAAGCCactaataaaagtttttaataatgatcCAAGTTAAATACAGTATGCGTAATGAGAAATTGTTAAGAAGTAACGTTAAAAAGAAATTCCGTTACATATGTtttcattagaaaaatatttatgaatttaaattaaggtgattcgataccgtgattttttgtttttatctaacCTACGCacaacatagtattttagacgtgttttttgccaaacattccaATTGATTTATTGGAGCGATAAGaaatctgaaaacagatttaaatcagtcgtcaagtctacttgaaattgactttcctacatttttgatattattccccaaattcctaaaaatgtcatattgaaaaaagagtatttaaacatttttgtatttcaattttcggagaaattaaaatcaaaaaatcaaaaatgtgggaaagttgatttcaagtagacttgacgacaaattcaaatctgtttttagaattcttatcgcttcattagatcaattggtatatTTGGCAAAAACCAGTTCAAAATCCTATGTCGcatgtgtgttagacaaaaacagaaaatcacggtatcgaatccagTTAAACATCCATttgaatgttaattttaaaataataattacacttttataacattttacactCTGAACATGGTCAACGaagaaattaattgatattctTAATCAACCGTTAATATGGTACATTTTGTCTCTAaccattttacatttatcattataataatccaGAGGCTAATAAATgttattctaaattatattttactgatataatatcaagtgcaaaatatcttattttttttcaattatgttcacataaattttttttttctaactactGTGCACCGCCTACCAAAAACTTGACCCATTCGAATATGTATCTTAACTTATAACTTGAAtagaatttagaaataaataaaaattgtaaaataattgtaatactgttacaaaattgaaatattttattgaaaactaagTATTATTGATTGAAGAAACTGAAAtcgaattattaaatttataagttatttttatcactGATTCATTAGAAAATcaactaacatattatttatttttactttgtacTATTcatgcattgtttttttttttattttttaggaaaataataacAGTTCTGACCAAGTAGAAAGCAAAGAAGGTGagttaaattgaataatttgacttgttttaatactttttaaaaaattactttttaataactcaaggtattaaaaattaattttagattttgagtggaacgatgaatgtattgattttacaatgatgtgtgtttttttatttttttatttttgtgtctgtcatcaccttttaggacagtaaaagtgcttggattttcttcaacagtaccttttctgataggaaagtgaatctagttggtactttggggggtcaaaagtaacattttcccaatagttttcaaaagcgccgtgaaaaacaaaagaaaaattaaggaaaaacgggaatttttacgcaaaatctgttttcgagaaaattgattttggtttttggtgtaactttaaaatgaatgactgtatatacatgacattttcactggttgtttataatgccattttctatacatgataaatttttcaaactattttgatttgttttaagttgtttacggacaatttcagtttccaatttaattagtttttttttctaaaaaattaatacagggctcctgatacattgttacaatagcagttgaaaaatattacaaaaacataggcacaattttttttataagcatttgaagttgaaatcttgacaaaatttagacgaaattacatattaaaaaacctagaataactattttagttattttgttgtgattgtataatattatttgtgagtacttgaaacttctaaagtatactattatatatctatggtagtaccacggtttgttgttgatgtatcacgcgttacctaatggatattgtgatatgattaatttgaaaattattaataatactatagataagtatatctataatatgtatgtctaatatctagactgacaaaccgtctccgctcagaatcgtttttcttatacagtgatattatatcattgaattcaaatttaatattatccattatacagtgacccacttgtaacctactgtacagcagagcgacatccacttactcaccttttttttaaaatttagttttcaatCAGAAAGCGATGATACAACAATCGACCTTTATAGATGGAGCTGAATCATGTGCATGTAAGTTACTTGCATTTGTCAACATTCAAAATTTACTAACTTtgcttattttcataattttgtgtttaataacatttatagctGATGAAGAAAGGAAAAAGGAAACTAATAGATTAAAACAAGAACTTTATAGATTGGATTTAAGTAAACAGATAGAAGAGAAAAGAAGGTTGGAACTAGAACAAAAACGTAAAGATCAATTGGAAGATGAAGCCATTGAAAGAATGGCAAGGGAACAGGAAGAAAAAATGAAGATGGAGTTTGAGAAAGAAAATGAGAAACGAACTTTGGCACAGCTCCAGGTATGGAATATCTTTATAAGTAATTAGTTTTCTTGAGACTTATGTTTCATTtggtattcattttaaaataataattatcattaatgtaCAATTAGAAACAACTTCAAcaagaaaagttaaaaaatgaaataattcaaAAGCAAAAAGACTTGGAATCAAAATCATGGAACATGCCATCCGAAACTGTCTCCCGACAATTATCAAAACACGTACCAAGTCGCCATGAATCGTTTGAAGACAATGATACAGAAGAGTTTCACTGTCCCCCTCAGAGTACTTTTGACAATGTACCTTTACCAACTACACGTGTTCGAGCTCCTAGAAAAGTGTTTAAATACTTAGTTATTCCCAATTTAGGTTTAAAAGATTTATCTAACAATTTTGGTTTTAGATGGTTTATGATGAAGATGACACATCTGTAAACAGAAAAACTTTGAGAGACGTTTCATGCAACACAGATGCATTTAAAAATCCATGTGTGAACCAGAACATTTCCCCTCCAGTAATGAGTCAAAAAATGGAAAGAGCTCATGTGACTTTTGCAAGTGATCCTCCTATGAATAGAACAGAGTATAATCCTGCAGCTCTACTACCAGTAACAAAATCTGTGATCATAGATTCACCACTTACACTTGCATTGGCTGGATTACGTGACAGTGAAGAAGATGATAGAACTTGTGAAGCTATTGAGCCTACTGAAGCAGCATATAGAAATCAGGTACAAAAACttcaattacattataatttcttgttaatttaatttcaaattttaaagctaatttattagttattgaataatgattaaaatttaggCCTACttggaaatattatacttattacagGAATAggaatttatttgaaattgtgaCACAAAatgaaatcattattaattatactccATAAACTTGTGAGTAGAGGGTAAATTTTtttgcaattatattttattttttcactttatATACTTATGgttttttatcaataacttATACAAATTGTGATGGTTTCAAgctaatgttattttatcattgattttattttgcatattatttctGCTTATACCTTATTTGATGATTATtggttattgcatatttttttctaaatttgatatttattgcatattgcagtgtaattaaattgtatactgttTTCTAAACTTAATAaagatgtaaaataatatttcgtttaacAGAAACttctaattataaatgtatttggttacttatacatttataatagtatttataatcaatgctaaatgctatatcgtatataaatacctatcattTTTATCGTTCTTTACAGGATGATTTTCTTGTTCAAAACCTTtaacaattttactaaaaaattatttgtttggtcTTTTTGTAATtaggttattaaattaatttaattttgtttaaaggtaattaataaataaaattaggtataagttttaacattataaagttaacaatttaattttgtactatttttattttttgttataacctatttttaaaaaatgtttgcttatttgtaaatattttttacaatttttactgtatattatacttgttagtgcttta
This is a stretch of genomic DNA from Acyrthosiphon pisum isolate AL4f chromosome A3, pea_aphid_22Mar2018_4r6ur, whole genome shotgun sequence. It encodes these proteins:
- the LOC100167488 gene encoding mitogen-activated protein kinase kinase kinase kinase 4 isoform X2, with product MECNVREISNAVMIESLDAIIQQESRKLEMDKNTGLLAKKSIVIKEQKQSMKENENIIEQNLPLFKALKNHSSKQNQSCNRVNEIERLANLFTQSPSFFTKDNSNHCIDVKHNQVLLEDIMPIKAHNEVNKYKAKPINRENTKDLISPGIKVRRNVRFGEYSPLNPANQVDSQPFLGIGEYDDKKKKLLELQRKEYVEYLSKVKQDKNTSDLPKLAGYSCEEAFKTAMENNNSSDQVESKEVFNQKAMIQQSTFIDGAESCASDEERKKETNRLKQELYRLDLSKQIEEKRRLELEQKRKDQLEDEAIERMAREQEEKMKMEFEKENEKRTLAQLQKQLQQEKLKNEIIQKQKDLESKSWNMPSETVSRQLSKHVPSRHESFEDNDTEEFHCPPQSTFDNVPLPTTRVRAPRKMVYDEDDTSVNRKTLRDVSCNTDAFKNPCVNQNISPPVMSQKMERAHVTFASDPPMNRTEYNPAALLPVTKSVIIDSPLTLALAGLRDSEEDDRTCEAIEPTEAAYRNQVDSQWYYHRKY
- the LOC100167488 gene encoding mitogen-activated protein kinase kinase kinase kinase 4 isoform X1, whose translation is MECNVREISNAVMIESLDAIIQQESRKLEMDKNTGLLAKKSIVIKEQKQSMKENENIIEQNLPLFKALKNHSSKQNQSCNRVNEIERLANLFTQSPSFFTKDNSNHCIDVKHNQVLLEDIMPIKAHNEVNKYKAKPINRENTKDLISPGIKVRRNVRFGEYSPLNPANQVDSQPFLGIGEYDDKKKKLLELQRKEYVEYLSKVKQDKNTSDLPKLAGYSCEEAFKTAMENNNSSDQVESKEVFNQKAMIQQSTFIDGAESCASDEERKKETNRLKQELYRLDLSKQIEEKRRLELEQKRKDQLEDEAIERMAREQEEKMKMEFEKENEKRTLAQLQKQLQQEKLKNEIIQKQKDLESKSWNMPSETVSRQLSKHVPSRHESFEDNDTEEFHCPPQSTFDNVPLPTTRVRAPRKMVYDEDDTSVNRKTLRDVSCNTDAFKNPCVNQNISPPVMSQKMERAHVTFASDPPMNRTEYNPAALLPVTKSVIIDSPLTLALAGLRDSEEDDRTCEAIEPTEAAYRNQVSRDAKYGNNHELPTDKHLLSNLGNIRKQLDIEHQKLKQQVRRSQ
- the LOC100167488 gene encoding mitogen-activated protein kinase kinase kinase kinase 4 isoform X3, with amino-acid sequence MKENENIIEQNLPLFKALKNHSSKQNQSCNRVNEIERLANLFTQSPSFFTKDNSNHCIDVKHNQVLLEDIMPIKAHNEVNKYKAKPINRENTKDLISPGIKVRRNVRFGEYSPLNPANQVDSQPFLGIGEYDDKKKKLLELQRKEYVEYLSKVKQDKNTSDLPKLAGYSCEEAFKTAMENNNSSDQVESKEVFNQKAMIQQSTFIDGAESCASDEERKKETNRLKQELYRLDLSKQIEEKRRLELEQKRKDQLEDEAIERMAREQEEKMKMEFEKENEKRTLAQLQKQLQQEKLKNEIIQKQKDLESKSWNMPSETVSRQLSKHVPSRHESFEDNDTEEFHCPPQSTFDNVPLPTTRVRAPRKMVYDEDDTSVNRKTLRDVSCNTDAFKNPCVNQNISPPVMSQKMERAHVTFASDPPMNRTEYNPAALLPVTKSVIIDSPLTLALAGLRDSEEDDRTCEAIEPTEAAYRNQVSRDAKYGNNHELPTDKHLLSNLGNIRKQLDIEHQKLKQQVRRSQ